One window from the genome of Salvia splendens isolate huo1 chromosome 9, SspV2, whole genome shotgun sequence encodes:
- the LOC121748930 gene encoding exocyst complex component EXO70B1-like — protein MAAAIQGEDKVLATAQRIVQSLGNTSDTDDMLLIFSTFDNRLSTLSSFVENPSAAAADGDSSATPSRFDDAERIILSHTDSSSFPDDYLDAVDEIIQLTKEFSLASSDEVLDRAENALQFAMTRLEDEFRHVLIRNTVPLDPDRLHHHRSTLSSSAAAIAIAATEFFNGDASESLEDVSSGRYSHHSHGRGVSFGWDDMSIELIHPDAVIELGEIADRMIRSGYEKECCQVYCSVRRDVLEECMAILGVEKLSIEEVQKIEWKSLDEKMKKWIQAVKIVVRGLLSSEKHLCDQIFAGSDLIKEVCFLETAKGCVMQLLNFGEAVAIGRRSVEKLFRILDMYDALAQVLSDLQELFMDEDAGDMVCREAQGVLDGLGEAAIGTFVEFENAVQGESSRKPIQNGEIHPLARYVMNYAKLLVDYSNTLNLLLENLEAGTVESDRGNNTSELESMSPFARRLSALIMSLESNIEDKSKVYEDVAMQYVFLMNNILYIVQKVKDSELRNLLGDNWVRKRQGLIRQHATQYLRASWSKVLSCLKDQGIGGSTSNASKVALKERFKNFNACFEEIYRVQTAWKVPDPQLREELRISVSEKVIPAYRSFMGRFGSQLESGRHAGKYIKYNPEDLENYLLDLFEGTPLIIHHMRRKST, from the coding sequence ATGGCTGCGGCAATCCAAGGCGAGGACAAGGTGCTCGCCACCGCACAGCGCATCGTGCAGTCTCTCGGCAACACCTCCGACACCGACGATATGCTGCTGATCTTCTCCACCTTCGACAACCGCCTCTCCACTCTCTCCTCCTTCGTCGAGAATCcttctgccgccgccgccgacggCGACTCCTCCGCTACCCCTTCGCGATTCGACGATGCTGAGCGGATCATTTTGAGCCACACCGATTCCTCCTCGTTCCCCGATGACTACTTGGATGCAGTCGATGAGATCATACAATTGACCAAAGAGTTCAGCCTGGCTTCTTCCGATGAGGTGCTGGACCGTGCCGAGAACGCGCTGCAGTTCGCGATGACGCGCTTGGAGGATGAGTTTCGTCACGTGCTGATCCGGAACACCGTTCCTCTTGACCCGGACCGCCTGCACCACCACCGCTCGACGCTTTCGTCGTCCGCCGCTGCTATCGCGATTGCTGCGACGGAGTTCTTTAATGGTGATGCGAGTGAGAGCCTTGAAGATGTCAGCAGTGGGCGGTACAGCCACCACAGCCATGGTAGGGGTGTGAGCTTTGGATGGGACGATATGTCAATTGAATTGATTCACCCTGATGCCGTGATTGAACTGGGAGAGATTGCTGATAGGATGATCCGTTCTGGGTATGAAAAGGAATGCTGTCAGGTCTATTGTAGTGTTCGGCGTGATGTTCTAGAGGAATGTATGGCAATTCTCGGAGTGGAGAAATTGAGCATAGAGGAGGTGCAGAAGATTGAGTGGAAATCGTTGGATGAAAAGATGAAGAAATGGATTCAAGCTGTGAAAATAGTTGTTCGTGGTCTTTTGTCGAGTGAGAAGCATTTATGTGACCAGATTTTTGCTGGGTCTGATTTGATTAAGGAAGTCTGCTTTCTAGAGACTGCAAAAGGTTGTGTGATGCAATTGTTGAATTTTGGGGAGGCAGTTGCGATAGGAAGGAGGTCCGTGGAGAAATTGTTTAGGATTCTTGATATGTATGATGCATTAGCCCAGGTTCTATCTGATTTGCAGGAATTATTTATGGATGAAGATGCAGGTGATATGGTGTGTAGGGAGGCTCAGGGAGTGTTGGATGGTCTGGGTGAAGCTGCTATTGGGACCTTTGTGGAGTTTGAGAATGCAGTTCAGGGAGAATCTTCCAGGAAGCCTATCCAGAATGGTGAGATTCATCCGCTTGCTCGATATGTGATGAACTATGCAAAGCTGCTTGTGGATTACAGTAATACTCTCAACTTATTATTGGAGAATTTGGAGGCCGGGACGGTCGAGTCAGATAGGGGGAATAATACTTCAGAGTTGGAAAGCATGTCCCCATTTGCTCGTCGATTGTCTGCTCTGATTATGTCTTTGGAGTCGAATATTGAGGATAAGTCAAAGGTTTATGAGGATGTTGCCATGCAATACGTATTTTTGATGAATAACATACTCTACATTGTGCAAAAGGTGAAAGACTCAGAGCTGAGaaatcttttgggtgataattgGGTTAGGAAGCGGCAGGGACTGATCAGACAGCATGCCACACAATACCTCAGAGCATCATGGAGCAAGGTCTTATCTTGTTTGAAGGATCAAGGGATTGGTGGGAGCACGAGTAATGCATCTAAGGTTGCTTTGAAGGAAAGGTTTAAGAATTTCAATGCTTGCTTCGAAGAAATCTATAGGGTCCAGACAGCTTGGAAAGTCCCAGATCCTCAGCTTCGTGAAGAGCTTAGGATATCCGTTTCTGAAAAAGTGATTCCAGCTTATCGCTCATTCATGGGAAGGTTTGGGAGTCAGCTCGAAAGTGGAAGGCATGCGGGAAAATACATCAAATATAATCCCGAGGATTTGGAGAATTATTTATTGGACTTATTTGAAGGAACACCTCTTATCATTCACCATATGAGAAGAAAAAGCACATAA
- the LOC121748457 gene encoding SNF1-related protein kinase regulatory subunit gamma-1-like produces the protein MAVEEGGTPRSPEAKLGMQVEDLWDVMEPQLSPTEKLNACFESIPVSSFPSAPSSEFIEIKSDTTVAEAVKLLARHRVLSAPVVDFEAPEDASWIDRYLGIVEFAGIVVWILHQSENVEGSSVFESAMKASEGDISPSVAAAAAAAGMSSPRYKSINPDSPTATCGKFFETLTASDLYKNTKVGDISGSFRWAPFLALQKSNSFLTMLLLLSKYRMKSIPVVDLGEAKIDNIISQSAVIHMLQECAGLHWFESWGSKKLSELGLPLMKASSMIKVHEDEPVLQAFKLMRQNGVGGVPVVGNDGNKAVGNISIRDIQFLLTAPKIYKNYRSITAKNFLTAVRSYLEEHQRASSPLLSGMVTCRRNDTLKEIITKLDDMKIHRIYVADEGGNLQGVITLRDIISKLVHEPRGYFGDFFDGVLPLPANSRV, from the exons ATGGCGGTGGAAGAGGGTGGAACGCCGAGAAGCCCAGAGGCGAAGCTGGGGATGCAGGTGGAGGATTTGTGGGATGTGATGGAGCCGCAGCTGAGCCCCACTGAGAAGCTTAATGCTTGTTTTGAGAGCATCCCTGTATCTTCTTTCCCTTCTGCTCCTTCATCAGAAT TTATTGAGATAAAGTCGGACACAACTGTGGCAGAAGCCGTCAAGTTACTTGCTCGGCACAGAGTTCTTAGTGCTCCGGTGGTGGATTTTGAGGCGCCCGAAGACGCTAGTTGGATTGACAGATACCTTGGCATTGTGGAATTTGCAGGCATTGTTGTATGGATTTTGCATCAG TCTGAAAATGTGGAAGGGAGCTCTGTGTTCGAGTCGGCTATGAAAGCCTCAGAGGGCGACATTAGCCCTTCtgttgcagcagcagcagcggctgctGGGATGTCTTCTCCGAGATATAAAAGTATTAACCCGGACTCTCCCACAGCAACGTGTGGCAAATTCTTCGAGACACTGACTGCTTCTGATTTGTACAAAAATACAAAG GTTGGGGATATATCAGGGTCTTTCCGTTGGGCTCCGTTCCTCGCCCTGCAGAAATCCAACTCGTTTTTGACAATGCTGTTGCTGCTATCCAAGTACAGAATGAAGAGCATTCCTGTAGTTGACCTCGGGGAAGCAAAGATCGACAACATAATCTCTCAAAGCGCGGTTATTCACATGCTACAAGAGTGTGCTGGCCTCCACTGGTTCGAAAGCTGGGGTTCCAAGAAGCTGTCTGAATTGGGTCTTCCATTGATGAAGGCCAGCAGCATGATCAAG GTACACGAGGATGAGCCTGTGCTGCAAGCGTTTAAACTTATGAGGCAAAACGGAGTAGGAGGGGTGCCTGTGGTTGGAAACGATGGAAATAAGGCCGTTGGTAATATAAGCATACGAGACATACAGTTCCTTCTTACTGCACCAAAAATCTACAAGAACTACAGATCGATCACTGCCAAGAACTTCCTGACGGCGGTGAGAAGCTATTTGGAGGAGCATCAAAGGGCATCATCGCCTCTGCTGAGTGGGATGGTTACTTGCCGCAGAAATGACACACTGAAGGAGATCATAACGAAGCTGGACGATATGAAGATCCACCGCATCTATGTGGCGGATGAGGGTGGGAATCTCCAAGGAGTCATCACTCTACGAGACATCATCTCCAAACTGGTGCACGAGCCTCGTGGTTACTTTGGCGACTTTTTCGATGGTGTCTTGCCGCTGCCTGCCAATAGCAGGGTCTAA
- the LOC121747544 gene encoding peptide-N4-(N-acetyl-beta-glucosaminyl)asparagine amidase A-like, with product MRHHARKGEQSAFPRARVADALPYWLIDANLHLWIDSNGDSVTAGPIEYRDPRIRLERESKFHDLDGKLKVEGETKREASGWVKSSAGNLTTRVYGKVEFESKLVLKHGGRKVRVRQSVRAVDEVRVRSEAGHSVAEMGRERRYPLQVRATVMPG from the exons ATGAG GCATCATGCTCGAAAAGGGGAACAATCTGCATTCCCTAGGGCTCGAGTCGCCGATGCGCTTCCCTACTGGCTAATCGATGCAAATCTGCACCTCTGGATCGACAGCAACGGAGATAGCGTCACCGCCGGCCCGATCGAGTACAGAGATCCACGGATCCGGCTAGAACGCGAGTCGAAATTCCACGATCTGGACGGAAAATTAAAGGTGGAAGGGGAGACAAAGAGGGAGGCGTCAGGGTGGGTGAAGTCCAGCGCCGGAAATCTGACGACTCGCGTGTACGGTAAAGTGGAATTCGAGAGCAAGCTAGTGCTGAAGCACGGTGGGAGGAAGGTGAGGGTGAGGCAGTCGGTGAGGGCGGTGGACGAGGTGCGCGTGAGATCTGAGGCAGGGCACTCAGTAGCGGAGATGGGGCGTGAGAGGAGGTATCCGCTGCAGGTGAGGGCGACGGTGATGCCGGGATAG
- the LOC121747272 gene encoding zinc finger protein SHOOT GRAVITROPISM 5-like, with the protein MEGSHQEMQLFSSPSPDHNPPPLDLQLSISLNKPERVAMRKMRKAAGVEALKWQAAEQIRLAAMEKAYAERVRELTRREMEMAQSEFARARAMWERAREEVQRAERIKERMDSLSATCHSCRHNTFTP; encoded by the coding sequence ATGGAAGGAAGCCACCAAGAGATGCAGCTCTTCTCCTCCCCTTCTCCCGATCACAATCCGCCCCCGCTCGACCTCCAGCTATCCATAAGCCTGAACAAGCCGGAGCGCGTGGCGATGAGGAAGATGCGGAAGGCCGCGGGCGTGGAGGCTCTCAAGTGGCAGGCAGCGGAGCAGATTCGGCTTGCGGCCATGGAGAAGGCCTACGCGGAGCGCGTGAGGGAGCTGACGAGGCGGGAGATGGAGATGGCGCAGAGCGAGTTCGCACGCGCACGCGCCATGTGGGAGAGGGCACGAGAGGAGGTGCAGAGAGCCGAGAGGATCAAGGAGAGGATGGATTCCCTCTCTGCCACCTGCCACTCCTGCAGACACAACACCTTTACACCTTAA
- the LOC121747546 gene encoding probable inactive leucine-rich repeat receptor-like protein kinase At3g03770, translating into MARFILSLLLSWSFLIWGTQQLQSSQTQVLLQLRKQLEYPKQLDYWANPGIDLCFASTPQVNITCQDSIVVEIKIYGDASTRPPSFDGFPSPPQTLSGNFSMDSLVATLSRLNSLRALTLVSLGIWGPIPVKIHRLHSLESLDLSWNFLFGSVPVTFPRILSLQVLKLDGNFLNGTFPDWINPFSNLTSLSLRANRLEGPLPNSLQKLTSLTDINLSNNVINGKLIDLSGLSRLYWMYLSNNKLDSGLPSLPKGIAMVVLSNNSFSGRIPEQYGKLRQLQQLDLSFNALTEATGIVGLVALPEIASLNLGSNMLTGLLPSRLSCGSKLQLVDISNNRLRGVLPSCLSSNVKNRTVRFSGNCLATDPKHQHPEAYCASAAIIQEKTKPQEKKSVGVLIGVIGGIAAVVVLLAVGFLVFCRQYCPRGTSEQHLLHKAVHDNSVTGYTAEILTSARYISDAAKLGVQGSPAHRPFSLDELKASTNNFDSSALMGQGSTGKIYKGRLDNCTQVAIRCLVVSKKYTIRNLKLRLDLLAKLRHPHLVCFLGHCIENEGKEVSGANNVYLIYEYVPNGDYRAHLSETNPDKVLKWSDRLAILIGIAKAVHFLHTGVIPGFYSNRLKANNILLNEHRIGKLSDYGLSVVAQDIDKDMDKEVALKSWHTKSLDDDIYSFGIILLESLVGPSVRARKESFLLNEMVSLGNPDGQRRVVDPIVLASCSQESLSIAISLTINCISPESSTRPSFEDVLWNLQYAAQVQATPNVDPRTGKTIVSP; encoded by the exons ATGGCAAGATTCATTCTTTCCCTCTTGCTATCATGGAGTTTCTTGATTTGGGGCACTCAGCAGCTCCAATCCTCTCAAACCCAAGTTCTTCTTCAGCTGAGGAAACAATTAGAGTATCCAAAACAGTTAGATTATTGGGCAAATCCTGGGATTGATCTCTGCTTTGCCTCTACTCCACAAGTGAACATCACATGCCAAGACAGCATCGTGGTTGAGATCAAAATATATGGTGATGCCAGCACAAGGCCACCTAGTTTTGATGGATTCCCATCTCCTCCTCAAACATTGTCTGGGAATTTCTCCATGGATTCACTCGTGGCAACGTTGTCGAGATTGAACAGTTTGAGAGCTCTAACGCTTGTGTCTTTAGGCATCTGGGGTCCCATTCCTGTCAAGATTCATAGGCTGCATTCTCTTGAATCATTGGATTTGAGCTGGAACTTTCTGTTTGGATCTGTTCCTGTCACTTTCCCAAGAATCCTCAGCCTTCAAGTGCTTAAGCTTGATGGGAACTTCTTGAATGGCACTTTTCCTGATTGGATCAATCCGTTTTCGAATCTCACGAGCTTGAGCTTGAGGGCGAACCGGCTCGAAGGTCCATTGCCTAATTCTCTGCAGAAACTTACCTCATTGACTGATATTAATCTGTCCAACAATGTGATCAATGGGAAGCTGATCGATCTAAGTGGCTTATCGCGCTTGTATTGGATGTATTTGAGCAACAATAAGCTGGATTCCGGCCTTCCAAGCTTGCCAAAAGGCATAGCCATGGTTGTACTGAGCAACAACTCTTTCTCGGGGAGAATTCCTGAGCAGTATGGAAAACTGAGGCAGCTTCAGCAGCTCGACCTCTCTTTCAATGCGCTTACTGAGGCAACTGGTATAGTGGGGCTCGTTGCGTTGCCTGAAATAGCTTCGCTGAACTTGGGGTCGAATATGCTAACTGGATTGCTTCCATCGCGTTTGAGCTGTGGGAGCAAGCTTCAGTTGGTTGATATATCGAATAATAGGCTGAGAGGTGTGTTGCCGTCTTGTTTGAGCTCCAATGTGAAGAATAGAACCGTCCGGTTCAGTGGAAATTGCTTGGCCACTGATCCGAAGCATCAGCACCCTGAAGCATACTGTGCGAGTGCTGCTATTATCCAAGAGAAGACGAAACCTCAGGAGAAgaaaagtgtgggggtgttgaTAGGTGTCATTGGTGGGATTGCTGCAGTTGTGGTGCTTCTGGCCGTTGGCTTTCTTGTGTTCTGTCGGCAGTATTGCCCTAGAGGGACGTCGGAGCAGCACTTGCTGCATAAGGCGGTTCATGATAATTCTGTCACCGGATACACTGCTGAGATTCTGACCAGTGCTA GGTATATTTCGGATGCAGCAAAGCTAGGCGTGCAGGGCTCACCAGCTCATCGGCCCTTTTCACTAGACGAGTTGAAGGCATCTACCAACAACTTTGACAGTTCCGCGTTGATGGGCCAAGGTTCGACTGGAAAG ATATACAAAGGAAGACTGGACAACTGCACCCAGGTAGCTATACGGTGCCTGGTAGTGTCGAAAAAATACACAATCCGGAATCTTAAACTGAGACTAGATTTGTTGGCTAAGCTCCGGCATCCTCACCTTGTCTGCTTCTTGGGACATTGCATCGAGAATGAAGGAAAAGAAGTGTCTGGTGCCAACAATGTCTATCTTATCTATGAATATGTCCCAAATGGAGATTATCGAGCTCATCTTTCTG AAACGAATCCAGACAAGGTACTCAAATGGTCTGATAGGCTCGCTATATTGATTGGCATTGCTAAGGCCGTCCATTTTCTGCATACTGGAGTTATTCCTGGCTTCTATAGCAACCGGTTGAAGGCGAACAACATCTTGTTAAACGAGCATAGGATTGGAAAGCTGAGCGATTATGGATTGTCTGTCGTAGCTCAAGATATCGACAAAGACATG GACAAAGAAGTAGCCCTAAAATCATG GCACACGAAGAGCTTGGATGATGATATTTATAGCTTTGGTATCATACTACTGGAGTCGCTTGTTGGGCCGTCAGTTCGTGCAAGAAAGGAGTCATTTCTACTCAATGAAATG GTTTCCCTTGGAAATCCAGACGGGCAGAGGCGAGTAGTTGATCCAATCGTGCTGGCATCTTGCTCGCAAGAATCACTTTCCATCGCTATATCCTTGACGATTAACTGCATTTCTCCCGAGTCATCAACTCGCCCTTCTTTTGAGGATGTTCTCTGGAACTTGCAGTATGCAGCTCAAGTTCAGGCGACGCCAAATGTTGATCCAAGAACAGGGAAAACAATAGTATCTCCATAA